Proteins encoded in a region of the Cydia splendana chromosome 19, ilCydSple1.2, whole genome shotgun sequence genome:
- the LOC134800357 gene encoding uncharacterized protein LOC134800357, which yields MVERLHRQLKAAIMCHTNTHWTEVLPLVLLGIRSAWKDDLKSSAAELVYGEPLRLPGEFFAPTSDITVDYADFASRLRNHISNLNPVPGSRHVQRAFYVPKDLSTADYVFLRQGPAKRALDSPYTGPYKVLRRGDKTFKIDIRGKENTVTIDRLKPAYMTRDDDSRGSSPVQAPTTATPVPVEPATTRKTRCGRSVRFPDYYRP from the coding sequence ATGGTGGAGCGCCTGCACCGCCAGCTTAAGGCGGCCATAATGTGCCACACCAATACTCACTGGACCGAGGTACTACCACTGGTGCTGCTGGGCATCCGCAGCGCCTGGAAAGATGACTTGAAGTCTTCAGCAGCCGAGCTTGTATATGGGGAACCCCTGCGCCTGCCCGGTGAGTTTTTCGCGCCTACGTCGGACATCACAGTAGACTACGCTGACTTTGCATCCAGACTACGAAACCACATCTCGAATTTGAACCCAGTACCAGGATCTCGGCACGTTCAGAGAGCATTCTACGTACCAAAAGACCTGAGTACTGCAGACTATGTATTTCTGCGTCAGGGACCTGCCAAGAGAGCCTTAGATTCCCCATACACAGGTCCATATAAGGTGCTGCGGCGAGGAGACAAGACCTTCAAGATCGACATTAGAGGTAAAGAGAATACAGTAACAATAGATCGACTCAAACCAGCATACATGACCAGAGATGATGACTCCAGAGGTTCCAGCCCAGTCCAAGCTCCAACCACTGCTACACCGGTCCCTGTGGAGCCTGCTACTACCAGGAAGACGCGCTGCGGTCGATCAGTGCGCTTTCCAGATTACTATCGACCGTAG